The following are encoded in a window of Corynebacterium marinum DSM 44953 genomic DNA:
- a CDS encoding MFS transporter — MDIRQLIDTSRMTSYQWFIIGLACFLNALDGYDLVAMAFTSTSVSEEFALSGAQLGWLLSSALIGIGLGSLLLAPLADRYGRKKLILLALSIDLVGLTMSALADSYGELLAWRVITGIGVGGILACVTVVVAEFSNLRFRGLAIAIYASGYGLGAAACGMLAAQFIPDYGWRSIFVIGAVLTAAALVLTIFTLPESVDFLRSQGRDEKVRSIAHRIGVREAFTITPAGPAPQKSSLSEILSGPYLSTTIRLWIAFSLITAAFNFANQWTPKLLTESGLSAQQGIIGGVMLSFGGTIGSLIFGALTTRIDARRLLTVFSLLSAVVLVVFISAASLPMIMFATGVAVGMLLNACVTGMYTVTPQAYPTALRTTGVGSAIGVSRAGAVLAPIVVGYLLDAGWSPTALYVSAAALVSLTALALIGVREYTAPREAQAPVPASVG, encoded by the coding sequence GTGGATATCCGACAGCTCATCGACACCTCCCGGATGACCTCCTACCAGTGGTTCATCATCGGGCTGGCCTGCTTCCTCAACGCGCTCGACGGCTACGACCTCGTCGCCATGGCCTTCACCTCCACCTCCGTGTCGGAGGAATTCGCCCTGTCCGGCGCCCAGCTGGGCTGGCTGCTCTCCTCGGCGCTGATCGGCATCGGCCTGGGCTCACTCCTCCTCGCTCCGCTGGCCGACCGCTACGGCCGGAAGAAGCTCATCCTCCTGGCGCTGAGCATCGACCTCGTCGGCCTGACCATGTCCGCCCTCGCCGACAGCTACGGCGAGCTGCTGGCCTGGCGCGTGATCACCGGCATCGGGGTCGGCGGCATCCTGGCGTGCGTCACCGTCGTGGTCGCCGAATTCTCCAACCTGCGCTTCCGGGGCCTGGCCATCGCCATCTACGCCTCCGGCTACGGCCTCGGCGCGGCCGCCTGCGGCATGCTCGCCGCCCAGTTCATCCCCGATTACGGATGGCGCTCCATCTTCGTCATCGGCGCAGTCCTGACCGCCGCCGCCCTCGTGCTGACGATCTTCACCCTCCCGGAGTCCGTCGACTTCCTGCGCTCCCAGGGCCGCGACGAGAAGGTCCGCTCGATCGCGCACCGCATCGGCGTCCGTGAAGCCTTCACCATCACCCCCGCCGGCCCCGCGCCGCAGAAGTCCAGTCTCTCGGAGATCCTCTCCGGGCCGTACCTGTCCACCACGATCCGGCTCTGGATCGCCTTCTCCCTGATCACGGCGGCGTTCAACTTCGCCAACCAGTGGACCCCGAAGCTGCTCACCGAGTCCGGTCTCTCCGCCCAGCAGGGCATCATCGGCGGCGTCATGCTCTCCTTCGGCGGCACCATCGGCTCGCTCATCTTCGGCGCACTGACCACGCGCATCGACGCCCGCCGCCTCCTCACCGTCTTCTCCCTGCTCTCCGCGGTCGTCCTGGTGGTCTTCATCTCCGCGGCCTCCCTGCCGATGATCATGTTCGCCACCGGTGTGGCCGTGGGCATGCTCCTCAACGCCTGCGTCACCGGCATGTACACCGTCACGCCGCAGGCCTACCCCACGGCGCTGCGCACCACCGGCGTCGGCTCCGCGATCGGCGTCTCCCGCGCGGGTGCGGTTCTCGCCCCCATCGTCGTCGGATACCTTCTCGACGCGGGCTGGTCCCCCACCGCCCTGTACGTCAGCGCCGCAGCGCTCGTCTCGCTGACCGCGCTGGCGCTGATCGGCGTGCGGGAGTACACCGCCCCGCGCGAGGCCCAGGCCCCGGTCCCGGCGAGCGTCGGCTAG
- the pdxT gene encoding pyridoxal 5'-phosphate synthase glutaminase subunit PdxT, which translates to MIVGVLALQGGVAEHAEMIRGLHHLPREIRRAGDLADIDALILPGGESTSMNKLIDIFGLREPLADAARRVPTMGTCAGLILLSQLGVLDVDVERNAFGPQVDSESLALPWGEGEITAAFIRAPAITRTGRDVETLSTYRGRTVAVRQGGVLGMSFHPELTGDTTAHRALLDAARDPATN; encoded by the coding sequence GTGATCGTCGGCGTCCTCGCACTGCAGGGCGGGGTGGCCGAACACGCGGAGATGATCCGGGGTCTTCACCACCTGCCCCGTGAGATCCGCCGGGCCGGCGACCTGGCGGACATCGACGCGCTCATCCTGCCCGGGGGCGAGTCGACGTCGATGAACAAGCTCATCGACATCTTCGGGCTGCGGGAGCCGCTCGCCGACGCCGCTCGCCGGGTGCCCACGATGGGCACGTGCGCGGGCCTGATCCTGCTCTCCCAGCTCGGGGTGCTCGATGTCGATGTGGAACGCAACGCCTTCGGACCGCAGGTGGACTCCGAATCCCTCGCCCTGCCCTGGGGGGAGGGGGAGATCACCGCCGCCTTCATCCGCGCTCCGGCGATCACCCGGACTGGCCGGGACGTCGAGACGCTCTCCACCTACCGCGGCCGCACCGTCGCGGTGCGGCAGGGCGGCGTGCTGGGGATGTCCTTCCACCCTGAGTTGACCGGGGACACCACCGCGCACCGCGCGCTTCTCGACGCCGCGCGGGACCCCGCAACGAACTGA
- a CDS encoding muconolactone Delta-isomerase family protein codes for MAQFHCRIRAELPAGMDPEVRADFLERDRLHLAGLRDTGALLHEWRAAGEQLEFLVLESAGHEGLHELLAERPLFPFLRVEVTALRPGF; via the coding sequence ATGGCTCAGTTTCACTGCCGGATCCGGGCGGAGCTGCCCGCCGGGATGGACCCGGAGGTCCGCGCGGACTTCCTCGAGCGCGACCGGCTGCACCTGGCCGGACTGCGCGACACCGGGGCGCTGCTCCATGAGTGGCGGGCGGCGGGGGAGCAGCTGGAGTTCCTCGTGCTGGAGTCTGCCGGCCACGAGGGGCTGCATGAACTGCTGGCAGAACGGCCCCTCTTCCCCTTCCTGCGGGTGGAAGTGACCGCCCTGCGGCCGGGTTTCTAG
- a CDS encoding lyase family protein, translated as MDLSRSLYGDLAGGDTAAHEHLSDAAFLGAIVEFEGALADAAERAGVIDPAAARAAREAVAGFEIDSVTLTDIAAASAAGGNPAIPIAAELKRRAGENTGGIHVGATSQDAVDTALVLCARRAVGRMDTALHGVEQLLADLARTHRDTPVMGRTLGQQALPTTFGAVAAGWLEGLSHAAGRLRAAADALPVQYAGATGNLVATHPDGLKVHDLLAEGLGLAAVPVVWHTNRQPLVDVGLTAAQVAGAVRKIAGDVVAYSATEIGELAEAAPGGSSSMPHKANPAAAVACDGYARRTPALASTLLDSLDCRWQRGVGSWHAEWQTLRDLLAATASAVSRIRASLDGIRVDTDDMARNIALTGHDLNNIDTGHAGDIVDAALRQQEGHHDGLRDD; from the coding sequence ATGGACCTGAGCCGTTCCCTCTACGGGGATCTCGCCGGCGGGGACACCGCCGCGCACGAGCACCTTTCCGACGCCGCTTTCCTCGGCGCCATCGTCGAGTTCGAAGGCGCGCTCGCCGACGCCGCCGAGCGCGCCGGCGTCATCGACCCCGCGGCCGCCCGGGCAGCCCGGGAGGCCGTCGCCGGCTTCGAGATTGACTCCGTCACCCTCACCGACATCGCCGCGGCCTCGGCCGCCGGGGGTAACCCGGCCATCCCGATCGCGGCGGAGCTCAAGCGCCGGGCGGGGGAGAACACCGGCGGCATCCACGTCGGGGCGACGAGCCAGGACGCCGTCGACACGGCACTGGTCCTCTGCGCCCGTCGTGCGGTAGGCCGGATGGACACCGCGCTCCACGGCGTGGAGCAGCTTCTCGCCGACCTCGCCCGGACCCACCGCGACACCCCGGTCATGGGCCGGACCCTCGGCCAGCAGGCACTGCCCACCACCTTCGGCGCGGTCGCCGCCGGTTGGCTGGAGGGACTGAGCCACGCCGCCGGGCGGCTGCGCGCCGCGGCCGACGCCCTGCCCGTCCAGTACGCGGGCGCCACCGGAAACCTGGTGGCCACCCACCCGGACGGACTGAAGGTCCACGACCTGCTCGCCGAAGGCCTCGGTCTGGCAGCCGTCCCGGTGGTGTGGCACACCAACCGCCAACCGCTCGTGGACGTCGGCCTCACCGCCGCCCAGGTGGCGGGCGCGGTGCGCAAGATCGCCGGCGACGTTGTCGCATACTCGGCGACGGAGATCGGTGAACTCGCCGAGGCCGCCCCCGGCGGCAGCTCCTCGATGCCGCACAAGGCCAACCCGGCCGCCGCGGTCGCCTGCGACGGCTACGCCCGCCGCACCCCGGCCCTGGCGTCCACCCTGCTCGACTCCCTCGACTGCCGCTGGCAGCGCGGGGTGGGCAGCTGGCACGCCGAATGGCAGACCCTGCGCGACCTGCTCGCCGCCACCGCCTCCGCGGTCTCCCGCATCCGGGCCAGCCTCGACGGCATCCGCGTGGACACCGACGACATGGCCCGCAACATCGCCTTGACAGGCCATGACCTGAACAACATCGACACCGGGCACGCCGGCGACATCGTCGACGCCGCTCTCCGCCAGCAGGAAGGACACCACGATGGACTCCGAGATGACTGA
- the pdxS gene encoding pyridoxal 5'-phosphate synthase lyase subunit PdxS → MTETQGSPLVKRGLADMLKGGVIMDVVTPEQARIAEDAGAVAVMALERVPADIRSQGGVARMSDPDLIEAIIDTVSIPVMAKARIGHFVEAQILQTLKVDYIDESEVLSPADYVNHIDKQGFTVPFVCGATNLGEALRRIAEGAAMIRSKGEAGTGDVSEATRHIRTIRAEVAALAAASPDELYVRAKELQAPYDLVKEVAETGKLPVVMFTAGGIATPADAAMMMQLGADGVFVGSGIFKSGNPAARAAAVVKATAAFNDPEVVAEASRGLGEAMVGINVADLPAPHRLAERGW, encoded by the coding sequence ATGACTGAAACTCAAGGTTCCCCACTGGTTAAGCGCGGACTCGCCGACATGCTCAAGGGCGGCGTGATCATGGACGTGGTCACCCCGGAGCAGGCCCGCATCGCGGAGGACGCCGGCGCCGTCGCCGTCATGGCGCTCGAGCGCGTCCCCGCCGACATCCGCTCCCAGGGCGGCGTCGCCCGCATGTCCGACCCGGACCTCATCGAGGCCATCATCGACACGGTCTCCATCCCGGTCATGGCCAAGGCGCGCATCGGCCACTTCGTCGAGGCGCAGATCCTGCAGACCCTCAAGGTCGACTACATCGACGAGTCCGAGGTGCTCTCCCCCGCCGACTACGTCAACCACATCGACAAGCAGGGCTTCACCGTCCCCTTCGTGTGCGGCGCCACCAACCTAGGCGAGGCCCTGCGCCGGATCGCCGAGGGCGCGGCCATGATCCGCTCCAAGGGCGAGGCCGGCACCGGCGACGTCTCCGAGGCCACCCGCCATATCCGCACCATCCGGGCCGAGGTGGCCGCGCTGGCCGCCGCCTCCCCCGACGAGCTCTACGTCCGCGCCAAGGAACTCCAGGCCCCCTACGATCTGGTCAAGGAGGTCGCCGAAACCGGCAAGCTTCCCGTGGTCATGTTCACCGCCGGCGGCATCGCCACCCCGGCCGACGCCGCCATGATGATGCAGCTGGGCGCGGACGGCGTGTTCGTCGGATCCGGCATCTTCAAGTCCGGCAACCCGGCCGCGCGCGCGGCCGCCGTGGTCAAGGCGACCGCCGCCTTCAACGACCCGGAGGTCGTCGCCGAGGCCTCCCGCGGCCTGGGCGAGGCGATGGTGGGCATCAACGTCGCCGACCTGCCCGCCCCGCACCGGCTCGCCGAGCGCGGCTGGTGA
- a CDS encoding 4-hydroxybenzoate 3-monooxygenase codes for MTHTPVAIIGAGPAGLTLAHLLHHNYGIESVVFESRSRREVEETVRAGVLEQGTMRLMRETGVGDRMDREADIDDAIELAIDGERTRIDLAGLTGHHMAVYPQHEYLKDFIARRLADGQPILFNTTVDEVTGYDGDQVTITYTADDGTQQQLTADYVMAGDGSASPNRKLVTELPGAVRSKHEYPFAWFGILVNAPKTQKELIYANSPDGFALISTRSDTVQRYYLQCNPEDSEDMWPDEHIWEELHKRVSTDELRVSEGEIFDKAVLRFRSAVTDPMQRGRLFLAGDAAHTVPPTGAKGLNLAVADVSVLAPGLARAIKKNDTDLLDRYSALAVPRVWKAQHFSYWMSSMLHTVPEEPYFETQRSRAELRSVLATEAGRKYLAEQYVGLDLPSFEV; via the coding sequence GTGACCCACACCCCAGTAGCCATCATCGGCGCTGGCCCCGCCGGTCTGACCCTCGCGCACCTGCTGCACCACAACTACGGCATCGAGTCCGTGGTCTTCGAGTCCCGCTCCCGCCGGGAGGTCGAGGAGACCGTCCGCGCCGGCGTCCTCGAGCAGGGCACCATGCGCCTCATGCGTGAGACCGGCGTCGGGGACCGCATGGACCGCGAAGCCGACATCGACGACGCCATTGAGCTCGCCATCGACGGCGAACGCACCCGCATCGACCTGGCGGGCCTGACCGGCCACCACATGGCCGTCTACCCCCAGCACGAGTACCTCAAGGACTTCATCGCCCGGCGACTGGCCGACGGGCAGCCGATCCTGTTCAACACCACCGTCGACGAGGTCACCGGTTACGACGGCGACCAGGTCACCATCACCTACACCGCGGATGACGGCACGCAGCAGCAGCTCACCGCCGACTACGTCATGGCCGGCGACGGCTCCGCCTCCCCGAACCGCAAGCTCGTCACCGAGCTGCCCGGGGCGGTGCGTTCGAAGCACGAGTACCCCTTCGCCTGGTTCGGCATCCTGGTCAACGCCCCGAAGACCCAGAAGGAACTGATCTACGCCAACTCACCCGACGGTTTCGCGCTGATCTCCACCCGCTCCGACACCGTCCAGCGCTACTACCTCCAGTGCAACCCGGAGGACTCCGAGGACATGTGGCCCGACGAGCATATCTGGGAGGAGCTGCACAAGCGCGTGAGCACCGATGAACTGCGCGTGTCCGAGGGCGAGATCTTCGACAAGGCAGTCCTGCGCTTCCGCTCCGCCGTGACCGACCCGATGCAGCGCGGCCGCCTCTTCCTCGCCGGCGACGCCGCCCACACCGTGCCCCCGACCGGCGCGAAGGGGCTCAACCTCGCGGTCGCCGACGTCTCCGTCCTCGCGCCGGGCCTGGCCCGGGCGATCAAGAAGAACGACACCGACCTGCTCGACCGGTACTCCGCCCTGGCGGTCCCGCGCGTGTGGAAGGCCCAGCACTTCTCCTACTGGATGTCCTCCATGCTCCACACCGTCCCGGAGGAGCCCTACTTCGAGACCCAGCGCAGCCGCGCCGAG
- the pcaC gene encoding 4-carboxymuconolactone decarboxylase translates to MTDRYQDGRAAAHEVGMSNRRAVLGDAHVDAAVAKQTPVTEKFQDFITRTAWGDIWNRDALDHTQRRLLTIAILTAVGNDGELDMHIRAALRAGVDADTIGEVLLHTAVYAGVPNSNHGFKLLSAAVADIDDTNER, encoded by the coding sequence ATGACTGACCGTTACCAGGACGGCCGTGCCGCGGCCCACGAGGTCGGGATGAGCAACCGCCGGGCGGTGCTCGGCGACGCGCACGTCGACGCGGCCGTCGCAAAGCAGACGCCGGTGACCGAGAAGTTCCAGGACTTCATCACCCGCACCGCATGGGGCGACATCTGGAACCGCGACGCTCTCGACCACACCCAGCGCCGGCTGCTGACCATCGCCATCCTCACGGCCGTGGGCAACGACGGCGAGCTGGACATGCACATCCGCGCCGCGCTGCGGGCGGGCGTGGACGCCGACACCATCGGCGAGGTCCTTCTGCACACCGCGGTCTACGCCGGCGTGCCTAACTCCAACCACGGTTTCAAGCTGCTCTCGGCGGCCGTGGCTGACATCGACGACACCAACGAACGCTAA
- a CDS encoding thioredoxin family protein has translation MGLFGKKKETVQVGMSAPAAGYARVKILGPGCRKCQALETSVTRALAEMGSTEPIDHVTDFAQIAAYSVMTTPALVVDGAVVSSGKVLDVEEVKALIGKKLQPPS, from the coding sequence ATGGGACTGTTCGGAAAGAAGAAGGAAACCGTCCAGGTCGGCATGTCCGCCCCGGCGGCCGGCTACGCGCGGGTGAAGATTCTCGGCCCCGGGTGCCGGAAATGCCAGGCGCTCGAGACGTCCGTGACCCGGGCCCTGGCGGAGATGGGCAGCACCGAACCCATCGACCACGTCACCGACTTTGCGCAGATCGCCGCGTACTCCGTGATGACCACCCCGGCCCTGGTCGTCGACGGGGCCGTGGTCAGCTCCGGCAAGGTCCTCGACGTCGAGGAGGTCAAGGCGCTCATCGGGAAGAAGCTGCAGCCGCCGTCATAG
- a CDS encoding PLP-dependent aminotransferase family protein yields MPTEPFRSLPGQIVEDLRARITAGTLSPGDPLPATRVLARQRGISRGSVVAAYEQLTGEGYLVATRGGTRVNPDLPRPPRPELPAAGAAAPPRLRGDLRPGVPDTAVLASTLWRQAWRAAAAEPAGHPGQGSPRLRRLLAEHLRTTRSVAVSPEQLVVTLGARDGLRLILMATEGVVAVEDPGYPTLHRVPRNLGREVVRVPVDEEGLSVRRLAELAPEVVLVMPNHQYPAGSQMSAARRFELIEWARRSGAVLVEDDYDSELRHTHPALAALDPHGSVAMLGSFAKTLTPALGLGYLVVPERLRAEVLAHALPVSGIVQDAMANFLENDGVRRHTARMGREYRRRREIFAEVFPRGIPMNGGLHAVIELDGDEDGAVERCRAQGLAVEGLGSYWTASDRAGIVIGLGAHKREKLREVLVDLRRVLAT; encoded by the coding sequence ATGCCTACCGAACCTTTCCGCAGCCTCCCCGGCCAGATCGTCGAGGACCTGCGCGCCCGCATCACCGCCGGAACCCTGTCCCCCGGGGACCCGCTGCCCGCCACCCGCGTGCTGGCCCGCCAGCGGGGGATATCGCGGGGCAGCGTGGTGGCCGCCTACGAGCAGCTGACGGGCGAGGGGTACCTGGTGGCCACCCGCGGCGGCACCCGGGTCAACCCCGACCTGCCCAGGCCCCCTCGCCCGGAACTCCCCGCGGCCGGGGCCGCCGCCCCGCCGCGGTTGCGCGGGGATCTGCGCCCCGGGGTGCCCGACACCGCCGTCCTGGCGTCGACGCTGTGGCGGCAGGCGTGGCGGGCGGCGGCGGCGGAGCCCGCCGGGCACCCCGGTCAGGGATCGCCGCGGCTGCGCCGGCTGCTCGCCGAGCACCTGCGGACGACCCGGTCGGTGGCGGTCAGCCCGGAGCAGCTCGTGGTCACCCTGGGGGCCCGCGACGGGCTGCGCCTGATCCTCATGGCCACGGAGGGGGTCGTCGCGGTGGAGGACCCCGGCTATCCGACGCTGCACCGCGTGCCCCGGAACCTGGGCCGCGAGGTGGTCCGGGTGCCGGTGGACGAGGAGGGCCTGAGCGTGCGCCGGTTGGCGGAGCTGGCACCGGAGGTGGTGCTGGTGATGCCCAACCACCAGTACCCGGCCGGTTCCCAGATGTCGGCCGCACGCCGCTTCGAGCTGATCGAGTGGGCCCGGCGCAGCGGCGCCGTTTTGGTCGAGGACGACTACGACTCGGAGCTGCGCCACACCCACCCGGCGCTGGCCGCGCTGGACCCGCACGGGTCGGTGGCGATGCTCGGTTCCTTCGCCAAGACCCTCACCCCCGCTCTCGGCCTGGGGTACCTGGTGGTGCCCGAGCGGCTCCGGGCGGAGGTTCTCGCGCACGCGCTCCCGGTCTCCGGCATCGTGCAGGACGCCATGGCCAACTTCCTCGAGAATGACGGGGTGCGCCGCCACACCGCGCGGATGGGCCGGGAGTACCGACGGCGCCGGGAGATCTTCGCCGAGGTCTTCCCGCGGGGCATCCCCATGAACGGCGGACTCCACGCGGTCATCGAACTCGACGGCGACGAGGACGGGGCCGTCGAGCGCTGCCGGGCGCAGGGCCTGGCGGTCGAGGGGCTGGGCAGCTACTGGACGGCCTCGGACCGGGCGGGCATCGTCATCGGGCTGGGCGCGCACAAGCGGGAGAAGCTGCGGGAGGTCCTGGTGGATCTGCGCCGGGTCCTGGCGACGTAG
- the pcaH gene encoding protocatechuate 3,4-dioxygenase subunit beta, giving the protein MATSDTLNAATDGFFAPLHFPEYRTTIKRNPGNDLILVPERLGELSGPVFGDRDLGDADNDMTQANGGEAIGQRIFVHGRVLGWDGKPVAHTLVEAWQANSAGRYRHKNDSWPAPLDPHFNGIARTMTDENGHYNFLTVMPGCYPWGNHHNAWRPAHIHFSLYGRQFGERLITQMYFPGDPMFFQDPIYNSVPEGARERMIAVFDYDETRPNYALGYKFDIVLRGRHATPFE; this is encoded by the coding sequence ATGGCTACCTCCGACACACTGAACGCAGCGACGGACGGATTCTTCGCCCCGCTCCACTTCCCGGAGTACCGCACCACCATCAAGCGCAACCCCGGCAACGACCTCATCCTGGTCCCCGAACGGCTCGGCGAGCTCAGCGGCCCCGTCTTCGGCGACCGCGACCTCGGGGACGCCGACAACGACATGACCCAGGCCAACGGCGGCGAGGCCATCGGCCAGCGCATCTTCGTCCACGGCCGCGTCCTCGGCTGGGACGGCAAGCCCGTTGCCCACACCCTCGTCGAGGCGTGGCAGGCCAACTCGGCCGGCCGCTACCGCCACAAGAACGACTCCTGGCCGGCCCCGCTCGACCCGCACTTCAACGGCATCGCGCGCACCATGACCGACGAGAACGGCCACTACAACTTCCTCACCGTCATGCCCGGCTGCTACCCGTGGGGCAACCACCACAACGCCTGGCGCCCGGCGCACATCCACTTCTCCCTCTACGGCCGCCAGTTCGGCGAGCGCCTGATCACCCAGATGTACTTCCCGGGGGATCCGATGTTCTTCCAGGACCCCATCTACAACTCGGTCCCCGAGGGCGCCCGCGAGCGCATGATCGCCGTCTTCGACTACGACGAGACCCGCCCGAACTACGCGCTGGGCTACAAGTTCGACATCGTGCTGCGCGGCCGCCACGCCACCCCCTTCGAGTAG
- the pcaG gene encoding protocatechuate 3,4-dioxygenase subunit alpha, with protein sequence MIDTHKTGEFRYPVSDIRDQDEAGFGLTPSQTVGPYVHIGLTLEDSEKIVPEGTEGAVDVTVAVVDGNGDPIADAMIEIWQADSAGVFNSPLDPRTGGKATAEGFRGLGRGMVDQTGSVTFTTLLPGAIEVDGHDTEAPHLKLGVFARGMLERLYTRLYFPENTDANAADPVLQLVDEARRGLLVAEQDGTGYRLTIVVQHEDPAQETPFFRI encoded by the coding sequence ATGATCGACACCCACAAGACCGGCGAGTTCCGCTACCCGGTCTCCGACATCCGCGACCAGGACGAGGCGGGCTTCGGCCTCACCCCCTCTCAGACGGTGGGCCCGTACGTCCACATCGGGCTCACCCTCGAGGACTCCGAGAAGATCGTCCCCGAGGGGACTGAAGGCGCGGTGGATGTGACCGTCGCCGTCGTCGACGGCAACGGCGACCCCATCGCCGACGCCATGATCGAAATCTGGCAGGCCGACAGCGCGGGCGTGTTCAACTCCCCGCTCGATCCCCGCACCGGCGGCAAGGCGACCGCCGAGGGCTTCCGGGGGCTCGGCCGCGGCATGGTCGACCAGACCGGATCCGTCACTTTCACCACCCTGCTGCCCGGCGCGATCGAGGTCGACGGCCACGACACCGAGGCCCCGCACCTCAAGCTGGGCGTCTTCGCCCGCGGCATGCTCGAGCGCCTCTACACCCGCCTCTACTTCCCCGAGAACACAGACGCCAACGCCGCCGACCCGGTTCTGCAGCTGGTCGACGAGGCGCGCCGCGGCCTCCTCGTCGCGGAGCAGGACGGCACCGGCTACCGCCTGACCATCGTCGTGCAGCACGAGGACCCCGCGCAGGAAACCCCGTTCTTCCGCATCTGA
- a CDS encoding ArsR/SmtB family transcription factor: protein MDKESGPLLIPEGQTRRCAEIAKALGDPVRLRIFSHLAANCCSTVCACRMPETFGISQPTFSHHVKKLVDVGLVRREQVGRWAHFSVIPGALDPMRRLLDSVPTVPCGT from the coding sequence ATGGACAAGGAATCCGGCCCGCTCCTGATTCCGGAGGGGCAGACCCGGCGCTGCGCGGAGATCGCCAAGGCGCTCGGGGATCCCGTCCGGTTGCGCATCTTCTCGCACCTGGCGGCCAACTGCTGCTCGACCGTGTGCGCCTGCCGGATGCCGGAGACGTTCGGCATCAGTCAGCCGACGTTCTCCCACCACGTGAAGAAGCTTGTCGACGTCGGCCTCGTCCGCCGCGAACAGGTCGGCCGGTGGGCCCACTTCTCGGTGATCCCCGGGGCGCTGGATCCGATGCGCCGCCTGCTCGACTCCGTCCCGACCGTCCCCTGCGGAACGTGA
- a CDS encoding permease, protein MTFLGELLDFLQRQVLGMAWLNQLVGRGLAAAGLDPATRVGASVQFFIYDLIKISVLLCVLIFAVSYLQSYFPPERSRRILSRFRGLRANAVGALLGTVTPFCSCSSIPIFMGFSAAGLPLGVTFSFLISSPMVDLASLVLLASIFGFPTAFAYVILGLVIAVVGGTVIEKLRMESHVVQFAAPVVREAMAAGAVPGAGPEPAVEDGPELSRRERTDYAVQQTGETFVSVIPYILIGVGIGAVIHNWIPASWVETALGSNNPFGVIIATLLGVPMYADIFGTLPVAEALLGKGAQLGTILAFMMATTTLSLPSMIMLRRVISGRLLAVFIGICVVGIITVGYFFNLTQHLLI, encoded by the coding sequence ATGACCTTCCTCGGCGAACTCCTCGACTTCCTGCAGCGCCAGGTCCTGGGCATGGCGTGGCTCAACCAGCTGGTCGGCCGCGGGCTGGCCGCGGCGGGGCTCGACCCGGCCACCCGCGTCGGCGCGAGCGTGCAGTTCTTCATCTACGACCTGATCAAGATCTCCGTGCTGCTGTGCGTGCTCATCTTCGCGGTCTCCTACCTCCAGAGCTACTTCCCGCCCGAGCGCAGCCGCCGGATCCTCAGTCGCTTCCGCGGGCTCCGGGCCAACGCGGTGGGCGCGTTGCTGGGCACGGTCACCCCGTTCTGCTCCTGCTCATCCATCCCGATCTTCATGGGTTTCTCCGCCGCCGGCCTGCCGCTGGGCGTGACCTTCTCCTTCCTCATCTCCTCGCCGATGGTGGATCTGGCCAGCCTCGTGCTGTTGGCCAGCATCTTCGGTTTCCCGACCGCCTTCGCCTACGTCATCCTCGGACTGGTCATCGCGGTGGTGGGCGGCACGGTCATTGAGAAGCTGCGGATGGAATCCCACGTCGTGCAGTTCGCCGCGCCCGTGGTCCGGGAGGCCATGGCGGCCGGCGCCGTTCCAGGCGCCGGACCGGAGCCGGCGGTGGAGGATGGACCGGAGTTGAGCCGGCGCGAACGGACCGACTATGCCGTCCAGCAGACCGGGGAGACGTTTGTCTCCGTGATCCCCTACATCCTCATCGGTGTCGGCATCGGTGCGGTGATCCACAACTGGATCCCGGCCAGCTGGGTGGAGACCGCCCTGGGCAGCAACAACCCCTTCGGCGTCATCATCGCCACCCTGCTGGGCGTGCCGATGTACGCCGACATCTTCGGCACCCTGCCCGTCGCCGAGGCTCTGCTGGGCAAGGGCGCCCAGCTGGGCACGATCCTCGCGTTCATGATGGCCACCACCACCCTGAGCCTGCCGTCGATGATCATGCTCAGGCGCGTGATCTCGGGCCGGCTGCTCGCCGTGTTCATCGGCATCTGCGTGGTCGGCATCATCACCGTCGGGTATTTCTTCAACCTCACTCAACACCTCCTCATCTAG